Proteins encoded together in one Streptomyces umbrinus window:
- a CDS encoding class I SAM-dependent methyltransferase, protein MTPAGGKNTNPAPSPNTAPNTGFKDPSLRRSLALFRAFRHEQADPEACYSLLARDAANQVEAYDGPVKGRTVVDIGGGGGYFTDEFRRRGAQGYLFEPDMRELGPKPPQGAVVADGYLLPLADAVADVCFSSNVLEHVADPQTFLSEMVRVTKPGGLIYVSFTNWLSPWGGHEWAPLHYLGAERARARYSRRTGRPAKHTLGENLFAIHIGSTLRQVRARDDVTVVSARSRYWPFLAQAVVKAPGLREFATWNLLLILRRYP, encoded by the coding sequence ATGACGCCTGCCGGGGGGAAAAACACAAACCCAGCCCCATCCCCAAACACAGCCCCAAACACAGGCTTCAAGGACCCATCCCTACGCCGCTCCCTGGCCCTCTTCCGCGCATTCCGCCACGAGCAGGCCGACCCCGAGGCCTGCTACTCACTGCTCGCACGCGACGCGGCGAACCAGGTGGAGGCGTACGACGGCCCCGTGAAGGGCCGGACAGTCGTGGACATAGGCGGCGGGGGCGGCTACTTCACGGACGAGTTCCGGCGGCGCGGCGCGCAGGGCTATCTCTTCGAGCCGGACATGCGGGAACTCGGACCGAAACCACCGCAGGGCGCGGTGGTCGCCGACGGCTACCTGCTGCCGCTCGCCGACGCGGTGGCAGACGTCTGCTTCTCCTCCAACGTCCTGGAGCACGTGGCGGACCCGCAGACCTTCCTCAGCGAGATGGTGCGGGTGACGAAACCCGGCGGCCTGATCTACGTGTCGTTCACCAACTGGCTGTCCCCGTGGGGCGGTCACGAGTGGGCGCCCTTGCACTACCTGGGCGCCGAGCGGGCCCGCGCCCGCTACAGCCGTCGTACCGGCAGACCCGCCAAGCACACCCTCGGTGAGAACCTCTTCGCCATACACATCGGATCCACCCTGCGGCAGGTGCGCGCCCGGGACGACGTCACGGTCGTCTCGGCGCGCTCCCGCTACTGGCCGTTCCTCGCCCAGGCCGTCGTGAAAGCGCCGGGGCTGCGCGAGTTCGCCACCTGGAACCTCCTCCTCATTCTCCGGCGGTATCCATGA
- a CDS encoding glycosyltransferase family 4 protein has product MPQHVPSSLRAAFPRSAQRPPALPPQPRRIVFLARRDFGNEAAGGSELLVDRLAEGLTHLGHQVTLLCGGPAAYRDYRVVSAGGDLGHYLRARSAFQRQIGDCDLLVEVCNGMPYLAPLWHRGPTLCLVNHVHTDLWRMRFNGPLAPAARLGRRLEHWALAGAQRHNLLVAVSPSTAHALRAIGVERERIRVVHNGVEEPGPPTERSPEPLFLAMGRLVEYKRIDLLLRLWERVRPVTGGRLVIVGDGPEREKLEQLAGPGVEFRGHVSETEKHRLLCAAWLLLHPSAVEGWGLVVTEAAARETPAIAFDVPGLRDSIVDGETGLLARGESSFAAAWCTLALSTHRRTLMGKAAGDRATQFRWHRTVRQFRAVATEAVRNWP; this is encoded by the coding sequence ATGCCCCAGCACGTGCCTTCGTCGTTGCGCGCCGCCTTCCCCCGCTCCGCGCAGCGACCCCCGGCGCTCCCCCCACAGCCGCGCCGAATCGTTTTCCTCGCCCGTCGTGACTTCGGCAACGAAGCCGCGGGCGGCTCCGAACTCCTCGTCGACAGACTCGCCGAGGGCCTGACCCACCTCGGCCACCAGGTCACCCTGTTGTGCGGCGGCCCCGCCGCGTACCGCGACTACCGTGTCGTGTCGGCGGGCGGCGACCTGGGCCACTACCTGCGCGCCAGATCGGCGTTCCAGCGCCAGATCGGCGACTGCGACCTGCTCGTCGAGGTCTGCAACGGCATGCCGTACCTGGCCCCCCTGTGGCACCGCGGCCCGACCCTCTGCCTGGTCAACCACGTGCACACCGACCTGTGGCGGATGCGGTTCAACGGACCGCTGGCGCCCGCCGCCCGGCTCGGCCGAAGACTCGAACACTGGGCCCTCGCCGGCGCGCAGCGCCACAACCTGCTGGTCGCCGTCTCCCCGTCGACGGCACACGCGCTGCGCGCGATCGGGGTCGAGCGCGAGCGCATCCGGGTCGTGCACAACGGCGTCGAGGAGCCGGGCCCGCCCACCGAACGCTCACCGGAACCGCTGTTCCTGGCGATGGGCCGACTGGTCGAGTACAAGCGGATAGATCTCCTGCTCCGGCTGTGGGAACGGGTCCGCCCGGTCACCGGCGGCCGACTGGTCATAGTGGGCGACGGCCCTGAACGGGAGAAGCTCGAACAACTCGCGGGCCCGGGCGTCGAGTTCAGGGGCCATGTCTCCGAGACGGAGAAGCACCGGCTGCTCTGCGCGGCCTGGCTGCTGCTGCACCCGTCGGCGGTCGAGGGCTGGGGCCTGGTGGTGACGGAGGCGGCGGCCCGCGAGACCCCGGCCATCGCCTTCGACGTGCCCGGTCTGCGCGACTCGATCGTGGACGGCGAGACGGGCCTGCTGGCCCGCGGCGAGTCCTCGTTCGCGGCGGCCTGGTGCACCCTCGCCCTGTCCACCCACCGTCGCACGCTCATGGGCAAGGCGGCCGGCGACCGCGCCACCCAGTTCCGCTGGCACCGCACGGTCCGCCAGTTCAGAGCGGTGGCGACGGAGGCGGTGAGGAACTGGCCATGA
- a CDS encoding PucR family transcriptional regulator — MALRRGPVTVRSAWHDVPRLQVRQFAALAMAEAPILAEEILQEIRHEYPHLPVVLDDSGEPMALVGIRRAIEVFVQHLETAEGRPRVHPEVFQEFGRGEGLHGRSLDSLQAIYRLGVRLAWRRFAEIGTRVEIPPPAMYELVDAGYEYLDGLVDQSVRGYAEAAARQAGERLRLQRRLMELLLAEHHRGDPAEALSERAARIGWPLPDKVAVGVLLRPAREAVAPAVGQGVLLDMEYEQPRMVVPEPDAAGRPELLHRALTGWAGAIGPPVPLADAAKSLRWAEAAVRLMERGLLPPGEVLYCTEHTEALVLLQPEELIDDLALRCLEPLAHCGPTHGRRLAETLLAWLETRGGAPEVAARLGVHPQTVRYRLRQIRELWGDEVDDPDRRFELELVLRAQRLRGELGDPRARR; from the coding sequence ATGGCCCTACGCCGGGGACCTGTCACCGTGCGCTCGGCCTGGCACGACGTGCCGCGCCTCCAGGTGCGCCAGTTCGCGGCGCTCGCCATGGCCGAGGCGCCCATACTCGCCGAGGAGATCCTTCAGGAAATACGTCATGAATATCCCCATCTGCCCGTCGTGCTCGACGACTCCGGCGAGCCGATGGCGCTGGTCGGGATCCGGCGGGCCATCGAGGTGTTCGTCCAGCACCTGGAGACCGCGGAGGGCCGCCCGCGCGTCCATCCCGAGGTCTTCCAGGAGTTCGGCCGCGGCGAGGGCCTGCACGGCCGCAGCCTCGATTCGCTCCAGGCGATCTACCGGCTCGGTGTACGGCTCGCCTGGCGCCGTTTCGCCGAGATCGGGACGCGCGTGGAGATCCCGCCGCCCGCGATGTACGAGCTGGTCGACGCCGGTTACGAGTATCTGGACGGGCTGGTCGACCAGTCCGTACGCGGATACGCCGAGGCCGCTGCCCGGCAGGCCGGCGAACGCCTGCGTCTGCAACGGCGGTTGATGGAACTGCTGCTCGCCGAGCACCACCGGGGCGATCCGGCCGAGGCGCTCTCGGAGCGGGCCGCGCGCATCGGCTGGCCGCTGCCGGACAAGGTCGCGGTGGGTGTGCTGCTGCGGCCCGCCCGCGAGGCCGTTGCCCCTGCTGTCGGACAGGGCGTGCTGCTCGACATGGAGTACGAGCAGCCCCGGATGGTCGTGCCCGAGCCGGACGCCGCCGGGCGCCCCGAGCTGCTGCACCGGGCGCTCACGGGGTGGGCCGGCGCGATCGGCCCGCCCGTTCCGCTGGCCGACGCGGCGAAGTCGCTGCGCTGGGCCGAGGCGGCGGTACGGCTCATGGAGCGCGGGCTGCTGCCGCCGGGTGAGGTGCTGTACTGCACCGAGCACACGGAGGCGCTGGTCCTGCTGCAGCCCGAGGAACTGATCGACGACCTGGCGCTGCGGTGTCTGGAGCCGCTCGCCCACTGCGGGCCCACGCACGGGCGGCGGCTCGCTGAGACCCTGCTGGCGTGGCTGGAGACGCGGGGCGGGGCTCCCGAGGTGGCCGCGCGTCTTGGGGTCCATCCGCAGACCGTGCGGTATCGCCTTCGGCAGATCAGGGAGCTGTGGGGCGACGAGGTCGATGATCCGGATCGGCGGTTCGAGCTGGAGTTGGTGCTGCGCGCTCAGCGGCTTCGGGGGGAACTGGGTGATCCTCGCGCCCGGCGTTGA
- a CDS encoding DUF3068 domain-containing protein, translating into MRRTTTPFSLVVLGLGVFLLVLAPLLAWYVEPRAQRTPVDIDSKTVFTGTGSYFDTDEIETVRDKKITITRQVRGDVADSEKSGRAVWDVSTSVDTAKSLPAADPHDSLQWTMERWVTDRKTNKPVHCCDEEPYYEGEAYLKFPFDVQKRSYIWWDSTLGSTVTLAYKGTKKIQGYEGLRFTGTVRATKTGTRLVPGTIVGEKDAGQVLAEEWYANHGIELVADQRTGRIIYAAIGPRKTLRAPGGDKDAVVLLDSKRIAFTPKTQKEQVDLADTDSSQLRMVGQTLPLGAGVAGFLLALVGVVLVVRGRPHPETSESSQQPLTM; encoded by the coding sequence ATGCGCCGTACAACCACTCCCTTTTCACTGGTCGTCCTGGGTCTGGGCGTGTTCCTGCTCGTCCTGGCCCCCCTGCTCGCCTGGTACGTCGAGCCACGTGCTCAACGCACGCCCGTCGACATCGACTCGAAGACGGTCTTCACCGGTACGGGCAGCTATTTCGACACGGACGAGATCGAAACCGTCCGCGACAAGAAGATCACCATCACCCGACAGGTCCGCGGCGATGTCGCCGACAGCGAGAAGAGCGGCCGGGCCGTCTGGGACGTGTCCACCTCCGTGGACACCGCCAAGTCGCTGCCCGCCGCCGACCCCCACGACTCGCTGCAGTGGACCATGGAGCGCTGGGTCACCGACCGCAAGACGAACAAGCCGGTCCACTGCTGCGACGAGGAGCCGTACTACGAGGGCGAGGCCTACCTGAAGTTCCCCTTCGACGTGCAGAAACGCTCCTACATCTGGTGGGACAGCACGCTCGGCTCGACCGTCACGCTGGCGTACAAGGGCACGAAGAAGATCCAGGGGTACGAGGGTCTCCGCTTCACCGGAACCGTGCGCGCCACCAAGACCGGAACCCGGCTGGTGCCGGGCACGATCGTCGGCGAGAAGGACGCCGGTCAGGTGCTCGCCGAGGAGTGGTACGCCAACCACGGCATCGAGCTCGTGGCCGACCAGCGCACGGGCCGGATCATCTACGCGGCGATCGGCCCCCGCAAGACGCTCCGGGCCCCCGGCGGCGACAAGGACGCCGTGGTACTGCTCGACAGCAAGCGAATCGCCTTCACACCCAAGACCCAGAAGGAACAGGTCGACCTGGCCGACACGGACAGCAGCCAACTGCGCATGGTGGGGCAGACGTTGCCCCTGGGTGCCGGTGTGGCGGGCTTCCTGCTGGCACTTGTGGGGGTCGTTTTGGTGGTACGAGGGCGTCCGCATCCCGAAACGTCCGAGAGCTCCCAGCAGCCGCTCACAATGTGA